GGGCGCCTTCGTGCGCTCGTACGTGTCCGTCCCCCGCGACCTCCTGATCGCGGGCGCGAACGAAGGGTTGGGGCCGCTCTTCCACGACCTCCTCAAGCACCCGAGCGTGGATCGGGCGGAGAGGACCGTGACGGCGCTCCTCCCTTGAGTTACGACGCGTCCTCGAGCGCGCGCTCCACAGCGGCGCGGACGGCCCCAGGGTCGCCGCGTCCCTTGAGCGCGCGCATCGCCTGACCGACGAGGAAGTTCACGGCTGCGGCCCTTCCGGCGCGGACGTCCGCGACAGCCTTCGGGTTGTCGCGCACCGCGGCGCGGGCCGCCTCCGCGAGCGCGTCCCCGACGACGATGGCGCCGGCCTCGGCAGCGAGCGCGGCGGCGAGACCGCCACGGTCAAGCCCCTCGCGCAGCAGTCGCGTCGCCACCTGCGGCGTGACGCGCCGCGCGGCGAGCGCCTCGACGAGCGCGGCCGCGTCCTCCGCGGTCACGCGGGCGGCGGCGAACGGGATGCCCCGGAAGCCGAGCTCCGCGCGCAGGTCGCGGATGAAGAAGTCGTAAGCGGGCCTCCAGCCGGCGCGCGCCGCCGCGCCCTCGAAGGCGTCGGCGAGCGCGCGCTCCTCAAGGATGGGAGCCACCTCGACCTCGGGCACGCCCGCGGCCTCGGCAAGGCGCGCGCGTCGCGCAAGCGGCGACTCCGCCGGAGCGAGCGCGCGCGACAGGGCGGCGACGTCGATCGGACCCAGGTCGGGATCGGCGAAGTATCGGTAGTCGGCCTCGGACTCTTTCGCCCTCAGTCGCGAGGTCCGACCCGTGGCTTCGTCGAATTGTCTCGTTTCCCTCGCTTGCTTTTCGCCGCGCGCGACGGCCTCGAGCTGCCGCTCGACCTCGTAGGCGACCGCGCGCTCGACGTTGCGGGGGGAATTCACGTTCTTCACCTCGGCGCGCTCGCCGCCCGCGACCGAGACGTTGCAGTCGGCCTTGACGCCAGCCGCCGTCCGCCCGAGGTCGAGCGCCGAAAGAACGAAGCGCAGCTCTTCCAGGAAGGCCCTCGCCTGCGCCGGAGACGCGACATCGGGCTCCGTCACGATCTCCAGGAGGGGAGCGCCCGAGCGATTGTAGTCCACGAGTCCCGTGGCGAGATCGTAGGCGCCGGGATCCTCCTCCACATGGATCTCGCGAAGGCGCACACCGAGCAGCGACCCCCCCTCGACGATGGGCGTCGAAGTACGCTGGTAGTTCGACGCGAGGTCCGGGTAGAAGTAGTGCTTCCGCAGGAACGTCGCATCCGGCCTTTCCCGGGAGCCGAACACGCGGCCAAGGGCGATCGCGGCCTCGATCGCCGCGCGATTGGGCGCCATCGGCTTCGCGCCGGGCTCGCCCACGCAGGTCGGGCACACGTTCGCGTTCGCTCGCGGGGCGCGGAGGAAGTCCGCGTCGCATGGGCAGAAGAGCTTCGCCCGCGTGGCCACGTATGCGTGGACCTCGAGCCCGATGCGCGCGCCCGTCACGCGCGCGCCCCCGCATGCCGCTCGGCGAACGCCATCGCTGCGAGCGCGCGCTCGTCCTCGCCGCGCCGGCCGATCACCTGGAGACCGACCGGCAGTCCGTCAGCCTCGACGGGGACGCTCCCCGCGGGGACGTCGGCGAGGTTCGCCGACACCGTGAGCGCGTCCGCCGCATACATCTCGCGCGGATCCGTCACGCGCTCGCCGACCCGGAACGCGCGGACCGGCATCGTCGGCCCCACGAGGACGTCGACGTCCGCGAGCGCGCGCGCGAAGGCTTCCGCGATGACGCCGCGCGCCGCGACCGCGGAATCGTACCACCGGCCGCGCTCCTCCCGAGACGTCACGAAGGTTCCGAGCAGGATGCGACGCTTCACCTCGGGCCCGAACGACGCCCGCGACGCGGCGGCCGAGGCCTCGTAGGGGACGTCGACGGGACCGGGGCGTCCGTAGCGGATGCCGTCGAGCCGCTGCATGGCGCTCGCGAACTCGGCGTAGTTGAGGACGTAATACGCTGAAAGCGCGTGCGCGAGGCCAGGGAGATCGACAGGCGTCGCGCGCGCCCCGGCGGCCTCGAGCTTCGCGAGCGCCCGTTCGACGGGGCCGCGGACGTCCGGCGCGACGCCTTCGAAGAGCGCCGACGGAACGCCGATGCGCAGCCCTTCGAGCGGCTTCGCGAGGGTCTCGGCGAAGCGCGGCCGCGGCGCCCCCGCCGTTCGGGGGTCGCGCGGGTCCGCGCCGGCCGTCGCGTCGAGGAGCACCGCGAGGTCCCGGACCGTGCGCGCGATCGGCGCGGGCGATTCGAGGCTCATCGCGAGGTCCGCGAGCCCGTGGCGCGGGACGCGGCCGTGCGAGGGCCGGAACGCGGCGACGCCGCAGAAGGATGCGGGCGCGCGGACGCTGCCGCCCGTGTCGCTCCCGAGGGCGAGTTCCACGACGCCCGAGGCGACGGAGGCGCCCGCGCCCGAGGACGACCCGCCCGCGACGCGGGTCGGGTCGCGCGGGTTGAGCGTAGGCCCGAACGCGGAGTTTTCGCCGGAGGACCCGGCCGCGAACTCGTCCATGTTGGTCTTGCCGATGACGATGGCGCCGGCGTCGAGGAGCCGCGCGACGACCGTCGCGTCGTAGGGCGCGACGTATTCCGCGAGGTGCCGCGAGCCGCACGTCATCGGCATGCCGCGCGCGGCGATGTTGTCCTTCACGCTCACGACGCGGCCCCAGAGGGGGCGGTCTTGCGGCCCTTCCGCCTCGAGCCTGCGCGCGCGTTCGAACGCCGCCTCGCGGGCGACGTGCGTGAAGGCATTGAAGGGATCGTCGCCGAGGCGCGAAAGGGCGCGCTCCACGTTCGCGACCGGTCCCGCGCTCATGGCGCCCCCTTGGGCGCGCGCACCGCCCCCGTCGCGGCGTCGCGGCGCGGGAAGGCCGCGTGGATCGCCTCGACGACCCTTTCTGGCGCAGGTGCGGCGACGTCGTCGCGCGGGGTCGTCGCCGCGGGCGGCGCGGGCGGGGGGAGCGCCGCGGCGAAATCGGCGAGGTCCGAGAACGCGCGCGTGATCGCGTCCAGGTCGCGCGCGAGGGCTTCGACTTCCGCGTCGTCGAGGTCGAGGCGCGCGAGGCGCGCGATGCGGCGCGTCTCGTCGCGATCGAACCCGGGCATGCGCGCGAGCGAGCGTGTCGATCGGGCAAAGGCCTTCCGCTCGGGCGCCGATCTCGGAACGTTTAAGGAGGCGCTCGGCCAAGGGGCGGCGGTTGGCCCTGTAGTCTAACTGGTAGCGATCTCGGACTGTTAATCCGAGGGTCGAGGTTCGAATCCTCGCGGGGCCGTCTGTGGGGGAGAGGAGTCTGAGGAGAGGGGGCCGCGAAAGGCCCCCTCTCCTCAGGTGCGGGTTCGACACCGGACTGCACACGAGCGGCCCAATGCGCGGAGCGGCGCTGGGCGGAGGGACCCCAGCGCCGCCTGCGTTTCACGCGGGTGCTTGGCACGGTTTCCTGGGAAACCAAGGGGGCCTCACTATGGGTGCGAGATGCCCCGACGGCCGAGTTCATTTTTCACGATCCTCTGGGCTGTGTAGTCCAACAGGATGTTCTTGAGCATCCATTCAAGGTAGCCTCGCGGGACATCCTTGAGCAGCTTCCCACGGTACTTGCCGAAGGAGATGACAAGTCGGCCGCTCGCATCATACTGAAGGCGCCCTGAGCGATCGACGCGCCGCCCTTTGCGAAGTCGCTGGGAGTGCTCCTTGAACTCTTGCCGAGCAACTCTCGTTTCCCCCCGCTTCGGACCCCGCTGAGAAGGGGGCGCCTGAAGGAGATCATCCCCTGGCGGTAGGGACGGCCGAGCCACAATGTAGCCTGTCAGAGGATCCTTGATCGGCAGCCCAAATTCGGCGCTCCGCCGTCGCTTCCGCACAATCTCGTCCACGTCGATCCCGCCCTCACTCATTGCGAAGCACCTCCACCGATTTCATCCCAGCCGCCCTGATGATCGCGTAGGCACCCCGCAC
The window above is part of the Candidatus Thermoplasmatota archaeon genome. Proteins encoded here:
- the gatB gene encoding Asp-tRNA(Asn)/Glu-tRNA(Gln) amidotransferase subunit GatB translates to MTGARIGLEVHAYVATRAKLFCPCDADFLRAPRANANVCPTCVGEPGAKPMAPNRAAIEAAIALGRVFGSRERPDATFLRKHYFYPDLASNYQRTSTPIVEGGSLLGVRLREIHVEEDPGAYDLATGLVDYNRSGAPLLEIVTEPDVASPAQARAFLEELRFVLSALDLGRTAAGVKADCNVSVAGGERAEVKNVNSPRNVERAVAYEVERQLEAVARGEKQARETRQFDEATGRTSRLRAKESEADYRYFADPDLGPIDVAALSRALAPAESPLARRARLAEAAGVPEVEVAPILEERALADAFEGAAARAGWRPAYDFFIRDLRAELGFRGIPFAAARVTAEDAAALVEALAARRVTPQVATRLLREGLDRGGLAAALAAEAGAIVVGDALAEAARAAVRDNPKAVADVRAGRAAAVNFLVGQAMRALKGRGDPGAVRAAVERALEDAS
- a CDS encoding amidase family protein; protein product: MSAGPVANVERALSRLGDDPFNAFTHVAREAAFERARRLEAEGPQDRPLWGRVVSVKDNIAARGMPMTCGSRHLAEYVAPYDATVVARLLDAGAIVIGKTNMDEFAAGSSGENSAFGPTLNPRDPTRVAGGSSSGAGASVASGVVELALGSDTGGSVRAPASFCGVAAFRPSHGRVPRHGLADLAMSLESPAPIARTVRDLAVLLDATAGADPRDPRTAGAPRPRFAETLAKPLEGLRIGVPSALFEGVAPDVRGPVERALAKLEAAGARATPVDLPGLAHALSAYYVLNYAEFASAMQRLDGIRYGRPGPVDVPYEASAAASRASFGPEVKRRILLGTFVTSREERGRWYDSAVAARGVIAEAFARALADVDVLVGPTMPVRAFRVGERVTDPREMYAADALTVSANLADVPAGSVPVEADGLPVGLQVIGRRGEDERALAAMAFAERHAGARA
- a CDS encoding Asp-tRNA(Asn)/Glu-tRNA(Gln) amidotransferase GatCAB subunit C; the encoded protein is MPGFDRDETRRIARLARLDLDDAEVEALARDLDAITRAFSDLADFAAALPPPAPPAATTPRDDVAAPAPERVVEAIHAAFPRRDAATGAVRAPKGAP